A genomic region of Raphanus sativus cultivar WK10039 chromosome 6, ASM80110v3, whole genome shotgun sequence contains the following coding sequences:
- the LOC108809076 gene encoding two-component response regulator ARR8 codes for MGMITESKFHVLAVDDSLFDRKMIERLLQKSSCQVTTVDSGSKALEFLGLRESNDPNAVETHQEVEINLIITDYCMPGMTGYDLLKKVKESSAFKSIPVVIMSSENVPARISRCLEEGAEEFFLKPVKLADVTKLKPHMMKTKLKKEGEKPSEEENATLKPVIEILPLHQELESEQHESSTLSSNKRKAMEEVISTGRSRPKYNDITTSV; via the exons ATGGGTATGATAACAGAGTCAAAGTTCCATGTTCTGGCTGTTGATGATAGTCTCTTTGATCGGAAAATGATAGAGAGATTGCTGCAAAAGTCTTCTTGTCAAG TAACCACAGTTGATTCAGGCTCCAAAGCTCTAGAGTTTCTGGGGTTGAGAGAAAGTAACGACCCAAATGCAGTTGAAACCCATCAG GAAGTTGAGATCAATCTCATAATCACAGATTACTGTATGCCTGGAATGACTGGTTATGACTTGCTCAAGAAAGTTAAAGAATCATCAGCATTTAAAAGCATTCCCGTAGTGATAATGTCATCAGAGAACGTTCCTGCTAGAATCTCTAG ATGTCTGGAAGAAGGAGCTGAGGAGTTTTTCTTGAAACCAGTAAAGTTGGCTGATGTTACCAAGTTGAAACCTCATATGATGAAAACCAAGTTGAAGAAAGAAGGTGAGAAACCATCAGAAGAAGAGAATGCAACTTTGAAACCGGTGATTGAAATCCTGCCTCTCCACCAAGAACTTGAGTCTGAACAACATGAATCATCAACGTTGAGTAGTAATAAGAGGAAAGCAATGGAAGAAGTGATATCTACTGGCCGATCACGTCCTAAATACAATGATATCACAACCTCGGTCTGA
- the LOC130497091 gene encoding regulatory protein NPR5-like, which translates to MSSLEESLRSLSLDFLNLLINGQAFSDVTFSVEGRLVHAHRCILAARSLFFRKFFCGTDPPQPGAGIDPTRHGSVPVSPTRGSQAPAGVIPVNSVGYEVFLLLLQFLYSGQVSIVPQKHEPRPNCGERGCWHTHCSAAVDLALDTLAASRYFGVEQLASLTQKQLVSMVEKASIEDVMKVLIASRKQDMHQLWTTCSHLVAKSGLPPEILAKHLTMDVVAKIEELRLKSSIARRSLMPHHHQHDLTVAQDLEDQKIRRMRRALDSSDVELVKLMVMGEGLNLDESLALHYAVESCSREVVKALLELGAADVNYPAGSAGKTPLHIAAEMVSPDMVAVLLDHHADPNVRTVGGITPLDILRTLTSDFLFKGAVPGLTHIEPNKLRLCLELVQSAAMVISREEGNNNDHNNTIYSQMNDERNSGSSGGSNNNLDSRFVYLNLGAGAGQMGPGRDHGDDHNSQREGMSRHHHDPSTMYHNHHQHHF; encoded by the exons ATGAGCAGCCTCGAGGAATCCCTGAGATCTCTGTCGTTAGATTTCCTAAACCTTCTAATCAACGGTCAAGCTTTCTCCGACGTAACCTTCAGCGTTGAAGGTCGTCTAGTTCACGCTCACCGTTGCATCCTCGCCGCTCGGAGTCTTTTCTTCCGAAAATTCTTCTGTGGGACCGACCCACCACAACCCGGTGCAGGCATAGACCCGACCCGACATGGATCAGTACCCGTTAGCCCAACAAGAGGCTCCCAGGCCCCAGCTGGAGTCATACCAGTGAACTCAGTCGGTTACGAGGTGTTTCTTTTGCTGCTTCAGTTTCTTTATAGCGGACAAGTTTCGATCGTGCCGCAGAAACACGAGCCGAGGCCTAACTGTGGAGAGAGAGGATGTTGGCATACCCATTGCTCAGCCGCCGTCGATCTTGCTCTTGATACTCTCGCCGCCTCTCGTTACTTCGGCGTCGAGCAGCTCGCATCGCTCACTcag AAACAACTAGTAAGCATGGTGGAGAAAGCCTCAATAGAAGATGTGATGAAAGTGTTAATAGCATCAAGGAAGCAAGACATGCATCAGTTATGGACCACTTGCTCTCACTTAGTAGCCAAATCAGGTCTCCCACCAGAGATTCTAGCCAAGCATCTCACCATGGATGTTGTCGCCAAGATTGAAGAGCTTCGTCTCAAATCTTCAATAGCTCGACGTTCTCTAATGCCACATCACCACCAACATGATCTCACCGTTGCTCAAGACCTCGAAGATCAAAAGATAAGAAGGATGAGACGAGCTTTGGATTCATCAGATGTGGAGCTAGTTAAGCTAATGGTTATGGGAGAAGGACTCAATCTTGATGAGTCATTAGCATTGCATTACGCTGTTGAAAGCTGTAGTAGAGAAGTTGTGAAGGCTTTGCTTGAACTTGGAGCAGCCGATGTGAATTACCCGGCAGGTTCCGCTGGGAAAACACCGTTGCACATCGCCGCTGAAATGGTCTCTCCTGACATGGTGGCTGTTCTGTTAGACCACCATGCCGATCCAAATGTAAGGACGGTCGGTGGAATCACTCCTCTTGATATCCTTAGGACGTTAACTTCTGATTTCTTGTTCAAGGGGGCAGTTCCTGGATTGACTCACATTGAACCGAACAAGCTAAGGCTCTGCCTTGAGCTTGTTCAATCTGCTGCGATGGTGATATCTCGAGAAGAAGGAAACAATAATGATCACAACAACACGATTTACTCTCAGATGAACGATGAGCGCAATAGCGGAAGTAGTGGAGGAAGTAATAACAATTTGGATTCAAGATTTGTGTATCTCAATCTTGGGGCTGGTGCGGGTCAGATGGGTCCGGGTCGGGATCATGGAGACGACCATAACAGTCAGAGGGAAGGTATGAGTCGACATCATCATGACCCATCTACTATGTATCATAACCATCATCAACATCACTTCTAG
- the LOC130497092 gene encoding uncharacterized protein LOC130497092 — translation MAATSAALTTTSLPSITPLDTTSVYYLHPSDNPGALITSVLLRGDNYSEWAIELSNSIQAKRKLDFLTGTILKPSAEPDLSRWLAVNSMLVGWIRTSIDPKVRSTVSFVSEAHKLWENLQQRFSVRNGVRIHQLRDEINTCQQQGHTVIEYYGRLSKLWEELDNIKTTRACSCEASADIEKERAEIRVHKFLFGLDESRFRNIRSQIIDEDPLPDINIVYARVIREEQHNNTVRLKETTSDAMGFMAQTDLSKTNLQKASSPSFRPRDPTRSCSHCSRTGHDNTECFLLHGYPEWWLEQRKTSTARGSSYGSSQRGRGGRVSNSGNRGRGRANSSQVVSNNTTTTSLNDPIAQITQLLQQLQSNQSSISTEKLSGPFYEDPDWNG, via the exons ATGGCTGCAACTTCAGCAGCTCTAACCACTACATCTCTACCTAGTATTACTCCTCTTGATACTACCAGCGTCTACTATCTCCATCCTTCGGATAATCCAGGAGCACTAATCACCTCTGTTTTGCTTCGAGGTGATAACTATTCAGAATGGGCAATCGAGCTATCCAATTCTATTCAAGCAAAGCGCAAGTTGGACTTCTTAACCGGAACGATTCTTAAACCTTCAGCAGAACCAGATCTCTCACGTTGGCTTGCAGTCAACTCTATGCTGGTAGGATGGATCCGAACTTCCATAGATCCCAAGGTGAGATCGACAGTTTCGTTTGTCTCTGAGGCGCACAAGCTTTGGGAAAACCTGCAACAACGATTCTCTGTCAGGAATGGTGTCCGTATTCATCAGTTGCGTGATGAAATAAATACTTGTCAACAGCAGGGGCATACAGTGATTGAGTATTACGGACGTCTCTCGAAACTATGGGAAGAACTTGATAATATCAAAACTACTCGTGCTTGCTCGTGTGAAGCTTCAGCTGATATTGAAAAAGAGAGAGCAGAGATACGTGTCCACAAGTTTCTGTTCGGGTTGGATGAATCTCGATTCAGAAATATACGTTCTCAAATTATTGATGAGGATCCTCTACCAGATATCAATATTGTCTATGCTCGAGTAATACGGGAGGAACAGCACAATAATACCGTGCGACTTAAGGAAACCACATCAGACGCAATGGGTTTCATGGCACAAACTGATCTCTCTAAGACCAATCTACAAAAGGCGTCGTCTCCATCCTTTCGTCCTCGTGATCCTACTCGGTCCTGTTCCCATTGTTCTCGAACAGGTCATGACAATACAGAGTGTTTTCTTCTTCATGGATACCCGGAGTGGTGGCTTGAACAAAGGAAAACGTCTACTGCTCGTGGCTCTTCTTATGGTTCTTCTCAGCGAGGAAGGGGAGGACGGGTGTCTAACTCTGGTAATCGTGGACGTGGACGTGCTAACTCAAGTCAAGTTGTCTCCAATAACACCACGACAACCTCTTTGAATGATCCGATTGCTCAGATTACGCAACTACTTCAGCAGCTTCAGAGTAATCAGTCTTCCATCTCTACCGAAAAACTCTCTG GACCGTTTTACGAAGACCCTGATTGGAACGGGTGA